In Mangifera indica cultivar Alphonso chromosome 7, CATAS_Mindica_2.1, whole genome shotgun sequence, the genomic window AATTGCAAGAACATATTCGAAAACAATTTGACCAGCCGGCGGATTGGTTTGTGGATTCTGAACAGCTACAAGGGCGGAACCTTGCAGTAGTAAGTACTTGGGTAAGGACATGGAAACCTCAAATAAGCCCACAAAAGTGGAGACCTACTTCCACCGCCGTTAGTGTGTTGGGAAATCGAATTTTAAAAGGACTAGGATGGATAATTGATGACATATGAACTTACCTAGCATATACATCACTGGTGACTTCATCATGGGTATGTGTTGGATCAGCAATGCTttatttaagtataaatttgaTGAATACGTACTTGGGTAAGGACATGGAAACCTCAAATAAGCCAACAAAAGTGGAGACCTACTTCCACGGCCGTTGGTATGTTGGGAAATCGAATTTTAAAAGGACTAGGATGGATAATTGATGACATATGACCTTACCAAGCATATACATCACTGGTTAGTTCATCATGGGTATGTGTTGCATCAGCAATGCtttatttaagtataaaatatgatgaataCTTGGTAAGTTTGACTAATATACACAGAAAAGTAGGcccaaaaatgaattaatttacaGGATAAGGCTGCCACTATCCTTCGTTGATCCCTTACATATATCACTCCCCTCCTATCAAAGtcttaaaaacaaataagagaaaacaagATTTCAAGAAAATGGCTGAAGAGAAAAGAATCACAGTTCCTAGAGTGAAACTGGGTACTCAAGGATTTGAGGTAAAATGATCTCAACATCAAATAAAAACCAGATATGTATTGCAGatgtttttgtttctaatatgATCAATTGTTTTGAAGGTATCAAAGTCGGGATTTGGTTGCATGGGCCTCACTGGAATATACAATGATCCTGTCCCTGAAGAGGTTGGCATTTCAATCATCAAGCATGCATTTGATCAAGGAATCACTTTCTTTGATACTTCAGATGTCTATGGACCCCATACTAACGAGCTTCTGGTTGGCAAGGTAAaccactattttttttttttttccaatttctcAATGGTCGCTGCTAATATCTTAAATGTAAGAgaagtttttcaattttcaagatATCAGCAAAAAGTTTTAAGAGTGAAAGAGATTtgatttctttatattattcaGGCTTTGAAGCAACTCCCCAGAGAGAAGGTCCAATTGGCCACAAAATTTGGTGTTGTCAGATTTGATCATAGAACTCTTCCAACGATATGTGGTACTCCTGAATATGTGCGGTCCTGTTGTGAAGCTAGTCTAAAGCGCCTTGATGTTGAATACATCGATCTCTATTATCAGCACCGCATTGACACAACTGTACCTATTGAGGATACTGTAAGTTCTGCAACATTTGAGctatttcttcttctcatgAACATCCAAAAGCTGCTTGAAATTCGGATTAATTTAACCGAATATTCTTTTTCCTAGATGGGAGAACTTAAGAAGTTGGTGGAAGAGGGGAAAATAAAGTACATTGGACTATCTGAAGCTAGTCCCGATACAATAAGAAGGGCACATGCAGTTCATCCCATTACTGCTGTGCAAATAGAGTGGTCTCTCTGGACACGTGatgttgaagaagaaattatCCCACTTTGCAGGTTTCAGTTTAGTTTGTGTACCATTTTCTACTTCAATGTTGTGAACTAAAACTCACTAAAAGCTGTGTTGTGGAAATGGTGAATGTTTCAGGGAACTTGGAATAGGGATAGTTCCATATAGCCCTCTCGGCCGGGGATTTTTTGGTGGCAAGAAAGTTGTTGAAAATGTGCCTGCAAACAGTTTTCTGGTATGTCAGTGCCTTGATAAATGTTTATGGAGTTCATAAGTTAATTGTGTTTTTATGCAAATAATCTTGTTTAACTGATGTGATGGCCAAATTTACTCAAGGAACATCATCCTAGATTTCAAGGTGAGAACTTGAACAAAAACAAGATCTTGTATGCACGTATGGAAGCTTTAGCTGAAAAGCATGGATGCAGCCCTGCGCAACTTGCACTTTCATGGGTTCTTCACCAAGGAGATGATGTAGCACCGATTcctggttaattttttttcccctctcttCTTACACTTTATTGAAGAATGAAGATGTACATGCAGGCCAAGTTTGACGCCGGTATTTAGAGGTGTCGAAGGGCTGGTCCCATCCCTCATAATTTTGGCATGGACTGTATCAGTTCGGTATAAAATAAGCAGGGCATGCTAGGTTCATGGGTTTAGTGGGTGGTCGTGTCTTGAACcatttcaaacaaatttaaaactatatttaaaataaattaaataaaaattaaaaattattatttaatggaCGCATGCCAGAACACACCGGCCTACCTGCTAAGATCCATGCGTGCACGACCTTAAGTCCTTGAGCCATGCCCCAGGCCTTATGTTTTTGCCAGACTAGCCGGATGTGAAAGTCTACCAAGGGGCAGACTTTAGCCTGGCCCAGCCTATTGACTCCTCTACCCCGATTGCATAGTATTTTATAGTTTCATATCGCCAAATATTATTCAGAATTTAATAActgtcttcatttttttttttttttttttttttttttttgtgtgtgtgtgcagGGACAACTAAGATAAACAATCTAGACAATAATATCTGTTCCTTGAGAGTGAAGCTTACGGATGAAGATTTAGAAGAGATTTCTGCAGCGATACCCATTAACGAGGTAGCAGGAAGTCGATTAATAAATGAAAGTTTCAGTCGACTGTCCTGGAAATTTGCTAACACACCAGCAAAAGCCAGTCCTCGAGCTACTAAAAGCATCTAAAAccagtaaaatatatattgagggttaaataaataaatgcaggGCGTTGCAGATCTCACATGCAACTAATGCAAGGATACACCAAGCTGGTGATTCATTTATGTTTCTTTCCTATTGAAGTATGTAGCCTTTGTAATGTTGAAATTGATTGTGCAAAATCAATttgatatgagatttttatgttttgctTGCAAATTATGTTTCTGTATGACATAAGAAAGGCTTTTATAACTTTAGCATGGCCAAAACTCTTGTTCCGACCCAAgtttttatgtaatttcaacttttctctatcaattttcaaaaattcaaaatctcacTGATGagttaaattctattaaaattttcttttcaattagatattaggctaaaattttcattttaaaaataatattaaaagtatatatataatttaatatgttcctccccctccccccaaatatataatttattatattctcttgagttttaaaaattaataacttcattcttatataaagtttgtaatttttaaaaagtcacattctCCCCCCCTCAAAacctaggattttttttttcatctctccCGCGTTGGTGATTGCTCCTTTTCATCTAAACCGCCATCAAAGTTGGTTGTCACATTTTTTCACCTTAAATCATCGTCCAGAGAGGAATCATCTGGACAACAGGTCTCTTCACCTCTCCAACCACAAGACTTGTCATCAAGACGAAAATCGTTTAAGTGACGCTTTAGGGTGGAGAAATGTGACAATCGATGCTAGTGACAATTTAGGTTGGAAAAGTGAGATCATTGGCACCGGAAAGATTTGGGGGGatgtaacttttttaaaattgaaaaactttaaaaagagataaaatttttaatttttaaaactcagaataaatataataaattataattttttaatattattgttaaaatgacaattttatcattatatctaattgaaaattttaataaaatttggctcataaatagaattttagatttttaaaaattggcaAATAGGGTTTTAGAATtaatcaaaccttgggtggacaCAAAGTGTTTTGGACCTTTAGCATTAATGAACAGACTGATCAAAATATAAACCACAGTTTAGTCTTTACAAAGCATGTTCAAATCATTTAAATCCAAAAGCCTCTAACCACTATTAGGCTTTTATTAATACAAACCCAATATTAcacttatttttaatgtaaCTTAATTAAAACCGGGAATCTTATCCAAACTGAATCCTGAAACACAAAAATAACCAGATATTGAGACTCTCTCAATCTGCCAACTAACCAATAAAATGAGCAGAACATTCTTAACCATGATTAAGCTTGTACCATGGATACGGAAACTCCTTTTTACATcgatttttcaataaaattgaacaaagtggaggaaatttatttttttcgaaTCATCGATGTGATGCTAGTATCGAAGAAAAAAGATAAGTGTTGGTCTATATTATACGGTTACTTATTGTCTATGAAATATCTTACCATTTACAAAAGTAGTAGTCCATGTGTCGATATATAGATATACACTTTTTACCTCCTCTAGTTGACATTCCTTTTGTATGATTTATTcacaatagaaaataataactttttcttttattaactcttaatcgttattttatattcttaatataATCGATTAAgactttaatttgtattaatgtAATTGATAAGATTGTAACTCCTTTTTTCTgaaatctataaatataaatgatttatttagtaaaaaatgtAGGGGATCAAGAGAAAAAAGTAAAgagacataaaaatataaaatataacactTAGGACTAGCTGGGCTTCATCCTTAGTGAGGATAGGAGGTTCTCGTATAATTCAATAACTTTTTTTAGGACTTTTGTTCATAATCAAGTCATTCTCAAAATATTTCTCTTGATTAAGTTTGTTTTATAGCTTTTTCAAGAGGGTCGCATGCACCAtctcacaaataaaaaatgtataactTGTACCACAAATTGAAAACTCATGATGTTAATCATTGGCGTATCATCTTCGACACACCACTAAATGGATTGGATATGTCATCTTAGTGACACAATGAGGGGTATTATTCCCTTCAATGGCTAGTCGCGTCCAATAATGCCCAAGCGAGTATCACTTTTACTAAAGTGAACAACAGTTAAGCACCCTCAAGTAGGGAGCCTCAAATAATCTCTAAGGCATGTAACACTCTGAGAAATAAGTCTTCAAGTCTTAACTAGTTTTGTAATACAAACTAAACCCATATTTGTTCATCAAGATAAGCATTGGGTAATGAGTACGACATCTCTCTCACTATTCAGAGATATTACCTACTTAATGTCTTGCATGTTGAGACTTCAATCGATTGGTTAGACAACCAAGCTTCCCAACCCCGTGGACCACATTTGTGATTCATGGTTATAGTTATCATTTTGgcataaaaagtttattttcttctagAATGACCTTGTTTACTCTACTACCCACAACACATAACTAGCCCTCACAGGTAAAACAACTCTAACTTTGTGATCCCAATGATCATATTATCATCATTCAAAAGTGGTTTAACATTTGACTGCAACAAATGACATGACATGCATTGTTAAGCCCAAGGTACAAAATGACAAtcaataaataacatatatcgTTATATGAAGTAAGACTCCAATCGAAGGATAAGGCCTATTCAGCATCCCACATGTTGGTGTTATAATTGGCTTTGATTGGTAAAATAACATCAATGTTTGCACCTGTAATCATATATGTGGATAtgacaaattattaatatattgttaccaatttttaaattaatcacaaagacttataaaaaatattaaaattttaactaaatttaaaatattacattttagtAAGTTTTTTGGagatgtaattattattttttaaactactaaaaaacatattaaaattttaagaatttttttcaaaatttcaagaaacccctaaattatttttaacacctctaatattattaaaaattacagtttgtcCTCTGTACTTTAAAAGggaatatgaaaaaataagggggaaaaagaaaattaaaaagaataagagaaaaaagataaaacaaaaagaataagagaaaaaaatagaaagtagaaaaatattaatggaaTTCACTGACGAAAATGGATGATGGGTGAAATTTtggctttttaaaacttagaaagtGTTGAAATGAAGCcattttaacaaaccttgggtggaaaataaacttttgaccttactttaaattaaaaaccttAAACTCAGCACTTATGACACTGTagcataaaataatattaaattctcacccaaagtttattgaatttttaaaataatatcagtcaactattaaaaactcaaattctcaCCTatgaactattaaaattaatagaatcagttatttttagggataaaattatcatttaatttgtaatttattaaaaataataaaattttcttatttctcccttattttcaaaactaacaattttctctcatgattaaattttgaaaacttatatttttccctttggatttaaatttttttgggtaaatttttGATGAACAATCGGCTTCTCCAACACTCTCTCTCCTTTTCGATGATGTCTCTTTCTCTAGCGCTGCATGCAACACTTCTCTGGTGTCAATCTATCCAAACATCTTCATCGAAAACCCAAGCAGTTATGCACTTCACtctataatagaaaattttgaacccTAACTTGGTCGCTCTCACGTTGTTTCTAAACATTCTCGCACTAATAAGGAGGGTAAACTTGAACACACTCAAAGAGATATGACCACGATGGGTGCCATGAGGAAGTAACTCGACATGTTGATGGGCGCCAATCGAAATGGTGACATTCGGGAAGTTAATTGTAAGTACTACAATCGGGAAGATGCTTGGACGAATTGATGCTAGAAGCAGCACTAGAAGGGAGACATCATCCAGAGGCAGAGAGTGCAGGAGAAGCCAACTATTCACCGAAAAATtactctaaaaaattgaaaccctcaAGGTAGAAGAAGATGGtaagttttcaaagttaaatcaCAGAgagaagttattagttttttaaagtaaaaagagGAAtgagaatgttttattatttttaatatattattgattaaataataattttattcttgaaatttattaattctgttaattttaataaattattaatgaaaatttaaatattcaataattaatgaatactaatttaaaaattcaacataCTTTATGTGAGAAccagtcctttggcctataataTTTATACCTAGGATCAgttgttaaataattaattatgttggCTTGTATGAATGGCAAAGGAATTATAGCTTCGAGGTTATGTGCAATTAATGTTAATCTAATGTAATGCCAATCACCACAGTTGCCGTGTTGGTAACAGTTCAATTTGGAAATGTGGTTCAAATGAAAACCATGATATcaatatcttattatatgatatgatattatataaataaaaaaataatatatattttaaaatatatcaaattaatataatataattaatgtattttataatacaacacataatattaatataaaatttataatatacaatgtaatatacaattatattatcAGACTCATCCAAGTATGAAACAAAGACTGATTTATACGCTCAAATTataacatatgaaaaaaaatcaacgcCGGG contains:
- the LOC123221623 gene encoding probable aldo-keto reductase 1; amino-acid sequence: MAEEKRITVPRVKLGTQGFEVSKSGFGCMGLTGIYNDPVPEEVGISIIKHAFDQGITFFDTSDVYGPHTNELLVGKALKQLPREKVQLATKFGVVRFDHRTLPTICGTPEYVRSCCEASLKRLDVEYIDLYYQHRIDTTVPIEDTMGELKKLVEEGKIKYIGLSEASPDTIRRAHAVHPITAVQIEWSLWTRDVEEEIIPLCRELGIGIVPYSPLGRGFFGGKKVVENVPANSFLEHHPRFQGENLNKNKILYARMEALAEKHGCSPAQLALSWVLHQGDDVAPIPGTTKINNLDNNICSLRVKLTDEDLEEISAAIPINEVAGSRLINESFSRLSWKFANTPAKASPRATKSI